Proteins from a genomic interval of Erwinia sp. SLM-02:
- the pgm gene encoding phosphoglucomutase (alpha-D-glucose-1,6-bisphosphate-dependent) → MANHPRAGQPARQSDLINVAQLTSQYYVLQPELGNAEHAVKFGTSGHRGSAGRHSFNETHILAIAQAIAEERKKNGVTGPCYVGKDTHALSEPAIISVLEVLAANGVDVIVQQDNGYTPTPAISNAILEHNKAGAALADGIVITPSHNPPEDGGIKYNPPNGGPADTNVTKVVEDRANVLIQGGLKDVKRISLDEAWASGHLQEQDLIQPYIEGLAQIVDIPAIQKAGLKIGVDPLGGSGIAYWQRIAEFYKLDLTIVNDAVDQTFRFMHLDKDGVIRMDCSSECAMAGLLALRDKFDLAFANDPDYDRHGIVTPAGLMNPNHYLAVAVNYLFQHRPQWGKDVAVGKTLVSSAMIDRVVNDIGRKLVEVPVGFKWFVDGLFDGTFGFGGEESAGASFLRFDGTPWSTDKDGIIMCLLAAEITAVTGKNPQQHYDELAERFGAPSYNRIQAAATSAQKAALSKLSPEMVSADTLAGDPITDRLTAAPGNGASIGGLKVMTKNGWFAARPSGTEDAYKIYCESFLGAEHREKIEKEAVEIVSAVLKNA, encoded by the coding sequence ATGGCCAATCACCCCCGTGCCGGGCAGCCAGCCCGGCAGAGCGATTTAATTAACGTTGCACAATTAACATCGCAGTATTACGTACTGCAGCCTGAACTGGGCAATGCTGAACATGCCGTTAAATTCGGCACCTCAGGTCATCGCGGTAGCGCGGGTCGTCACAGTTTCAATGAAACGCATATCCTGGCCATTGCTCAGGCTATTGCCGAAGAACGTAAAAAGAACGGCGTGACCGGACCCTGCTATGTGGGTAAAGACACCCATGCGCTGTCCGAACCGGCAATTATTTCGGTGCTGGAAGTGCTGGCGGCCAACGGTGTGGATGTGATTGTGCAGCAGGATAATGGCTATACGCCGACGCCTGCGATTTCCAACGCGATCCTTGAGCATAACAAAGCCGGTGCGGCACTGGCGGACGGTATCGTGATTACGCCGTCCCATAACCCACCGGAAGACGGCGGCATTAAGTACAACCCACCCAACGGTGGACCGGCCGATACCAACGTCACCAAAGTGGTTGAGGATCGTGCCAACGTCCTGATTCAGGGCGGTCTGAAAGACGTTAAGCGCATTTCTCTGGATGAGGCCTGGGCGAGCGGCCATCTGCAGGAGCAGGATCTGATCCAGCCTTATATTGAAGGCCTGGCGCAGATCGTGGATATTCCGGCGATTCAGAAAGCCGGTCTGAAAATTGGCGTCGATCCTTTAGGCGGCTCCGGCATTGCCTACTGGCAGCGCATCGCCGAGTTCTACAAGCTCGATCTGACCATCGTAAACGATGCCGTCGATCAGACTTTCCGCTTTATGCACCTTGATAAAGATGGCGTGATCCGTATGGATTGCTCATCCGAGTGTGCGATGGCGGGGCTGCTGGCGCTGCGCGACAAGTTCGATCTGGCCTTTGCCAACGATCCTGATTATGACCGCCACGGCATCGTCACCCCCGCCGGGCTGATGAATCCTAACCACTATCTGGCCGTTGCCGTGAACTATCTGTTCCAGCATCGTCCGCAGTGGGGCAAGGATGTGGCCGTAGGCAAAACGCTGGTGTCCAGCGCGATGATTGACCGTGTTGTGAACGATATCGGCCGCAAGCTGGTGGAAGTGCCGGTAGGCTTCAAATGGTTCGTTGATGGTCTGTTTGACGGGACCTTTGGCTTCGGTGGCGAGGAGAGCGCGGGCGCATCCTTCCTGCGCTTTGACGGCACCCCATGGTCAACCGATAAAGACGGTATCATCATGTGCCTGCTGGCCGCGGAAATTACCGCCGTCACCGGCAAAAATCCGCAGCAGCACTATGATGAACTGGCCGAACGCTTCGGTGCGCCAAGCTACAACCGTATTCAGGCGGCGGCAACGTCAGCCCAGAAAGCGGCCCTGTCGAAGCTTTCTCCTGAGATGGTCAGCGCCGATACGCTGGCGGGCGACCCGATCACCGATCGTCTGACCGCTGCGCCAGGTAATGGCGCATCCATCGGTGGCCTGAAAGTGATGACCAAAAACGGCTGGTTTGCCGCGCGTCCTTCCGGTACTGAAGATGCCTACAAAATCTACTGTGAGAGCTTCCTCGGTGCTGAGCACCGCGAGAAAATCGAGAAAGAAGCGGTAGAAATCGTCAGTGCGGTGCTGAAGAACGCCTGA
- the kdpE gene encoding two-component system response regulator KdpE, translated as MTTVLIVEDEKEIRRFLRMALEGENFRVVDADTLSRGLIEAATRKPEMAILDLGLPDGDGIQFIREVRQWSSMPVIVLSARSDEQDKINALDAGADDFLTKPFGVGELLARVRVALRHRPASAGSHDLAQITFGEVSVDIAARRVTRDGSDLHLTPIEFRLLVSLLNHPGKVMTQRQLLVQVWGPNAVEHSHYLRIYMGHLRQKLERDPAQPQHLLTETGVGYRFIP; from the coding sequence TTGACTACTGTTCTGATCGTTGAAGATGAAAAAGAGATCCGCCGCTTTCTGCGTATGGCCCTTGAGGGTGAAAACTTCCGGGTCGTTGATGCCGATACGCTCAGCCGCGGGCTGATTGAGGCCGCAACGCGTAAGCCTGAGATGGCGATCCTCGATCTCGGATTGCCGGACGGTGACGGCATTCAGTTTATTCGTGAAGTGCGCCAGTGGAGCAGCATGCCGGTGATTGTGCTGTCGGCCCGCAGTGACGAACAGGACAAAATCAACGCGCTGGATGCCGGTGCCGATGACTTCCTGACCAAACCCTTTGGCGTCGGGGAACTGCTGGCGAGAGTGCGCGTTGCCCTGCGCCACCGTCCGGCTTCCGCCGGTAGCCACGACCTGGCGCAAATCACCTTTGGCGAGGTCAGCGTCGATATTGCTGCCCGGCGGGTTACCCGCGATGGCAGCGATTTGCATCTGACGCCGATTGAGTTTCGCCTGCTGGTCAGCCTGCTGAATCACCCCGGCAAAGTGATGACCCAGCGCCAGCTGCTGGTTCAGGTCTGGGGACCGAATGCGGTCGAGCACAGCCACTACCTGCGGATCTACATGGGTCATCTGAGGCAAAAGCTGGAGCGCGACCCCGCCCAGCCCCAGCATCTGCTGACGGAAACCGGCGTGGGCTACCGCTTTATTCCCTGA
- a CDS encoding YbfA family protein, with translation MNLYHSYSPTRIFMRRAAVVLAGVFALPVMLFRADRARFYSYLHRVWVKTSDKPVWLAEAESVCCDFY, from the coding sequence ATGAATCTTTATCACTCTTATTCACCTACGCGGATTTTCATGCGTCGTGCTGCGGTAGTGCTCGCCGGTGTGTTCGCGCTGCCGGTTATGCTGTTCCGCGCCGACCGTGCCCGTTTTTACAGTTATCTGCACCGGGTGTGGGTAAAAACCAGCGATAAGCCCGTCTGGCTGGCAGAGGCCGAATCAGTCTGCTGCGATTTTTATTAA
- a CDS encoding YbgA family protein, translating into MSKKIPVGISACLLGERVRFDGGHKRSVFAAEELAPYLHYEPVCPEMAIGLPAPRPALRLTQGEEGEVALRFSNGKESGVGGQDSAVTEKMQSFSAEKIAQLHHLCGYIVCAKSPSCGMERVRVYQPDNNNNSKEGVGIFTRELMAQMPWLPVEEDGRLHDPILRENFVARVYALHEFNQLWAGGLTRAKLMDYHSRYKLLLLAHSQPKYREIGPFVAKMDRWESLEEFAFAYRQLLMDLMKLPASRSNHTNVLMHVQGYFRRELNSPQRQELSTLIDSYRRGIQPLLAPMTLLKHYMAQYPHPWLTGQRYFSPYPEALRLRYGY; encoded by the coding sequence ATGAGCAAAAAAATTCCAGTTGGCATCAGTGCCTGCCTGCTCGGTGAGCGGGTCAGATTCGACGGCGGACATAAGCGCTCTGTTTTCGCAGCAGAGGAGCTGGCTCCCTATCTGCATTACGAACCTGTCTGTCCGGAAATGGCGATTGGTTTGCCTGCTCCCCGACCCGCACTTCGCCTGACTCAGGGTGAAGAGGGCGAAGTCGCCCTGCGCTTCAGCAACGGTAAGGAGTCTGGCGTTGGCGGTCAGGATTCTGCCGTGACCGAAAAGATGCAATCGTTCTCCGCTGAGAAAATCGCGCAGCTTCATCATCTGTGCGGCTACATCGTCTGTGCCAAATCGCCCAGCTGCGGTATGGAGCGCGTGCGCGTCTACCAACCTGATAACAACAACAACAGCAAAGAGGGCGTCGGCATCTTCACGCGTGAACTGATGGCGCAAATGCCGTGGCTGCCGGTTGAAGAAGACGGGCGCCTGCACGATCCCATTCTGCGGGAGAATTTTGTCGCGCGCGTATACGCGTTGCATGAGTTCAATCAGCTGTGGGCGGGCGGTCTGACCCGGGCAAAACTGATGGACTATCACAGCCGATACAAACTGCTGCTGCTCGCTCATTCACAGCCCAAATATCGGGAGATCGGTCCCTTCGTGGCCAAAATGGATCGCTGGGAATCACTGGAGGAGTTCGCTTTTGCCTATCGCCAGCTCCTGATGGATTTGATGAAACTGCCCGCGTCGCGCAGCAACCACACCAACGTGCTGATGCATGTTCAGGGCTATTTCAGGCGCGAGCTGAATTCCCCACAGCGACAGGAACTGTCCACGCTGATTGACAGCTACCGCCGCGGGATCCAGCCTCTGCTGGCACCGATGACCCTGCTGAAACATTATATGGCGCAGTATCCGCATCCCTGGCTGACCGGACAACGCTACTTTTCTCCTTATCCTGAAGCCCTGCGGCTGCGTTATGGATACTAA